The DNA window ATTGTTTTAGCCGTTTTTGCTATTCGTTTACCTAGTTTATTGGAAGGGGACGGTTTTAAAGTAGATGGCGAGCATCAACAAGTGATGGCAGAGCTAACAGACACATTTGATCTCCCAGCTGAAACATTATTCGTAGTGTTTGACCAAACAACAGATGACACAATAGAAAAGACTTTAGCAAACATTGAGCGACTAAATATTGCCGAATCCATTCAATCCCCTTTGGATGATCCTTCTCTATATAAAGATCATATAGCATACGCCATGTTGCATTTTAATGCCGATACAAAGGATATGCCAGGTGTTGTAGATACATTACGTGAAACAATTGATAACGAAAAAGGAGTCATATTAACTGGCGGTGCTGCAATTAATAAAGACATTAATAGCGCAAGTCAAAAAGATCTAGTAAATGCTGAGACAATCGGTTTACCCATTGCAGTTATTGTACTTTTACTTGCTTTTGGAAGTGTGGTAGCTGCTTTTGTTCCCCTACTAGTGGGAATTGTAACAGTTGTCTCTACATTTGGAATGATGACATTGTTTAGTAGTACGATGGATTTATCCATATTCGTCATGAATATTGTTCCCATGCTTGGCCTTGCACTAAGTATCGATTTTGCCCTACTTCTGATCAACCGTTATAAAGAAGAGCTTTTGAAGCAATCCGTACACGATGCTGTTTCAACAGCTATCCAAACTGCAGGACGTTCTATTATTTTCTCTGCAATTTGTGTATTTATCGGACTAGGTGCCATGCTTGTCATGAAAGTGGAGATTTTCCAAAACATTGCACTAGGTGGTATGCTTGTCGTATTCATGGCTGTGCTAGCGTCTATCACGTTATTGCCATCCATCCTGCTTATATTGAAAGATCGTATTAATAAATGGACTATTCTACGCGTAAAACCAGGTGGTACTACTAGATGGCGGAATTTTGCCGCATTTGTGATGAAACGACCTGTGACATTAATTGTTGTGGCACTTATTATTTTAGGAATTGGGATTATTCCTATTAAAGATATGGAACTAGCTATTCCGCAAGTAGATTCATTACCAATTACGTACGATTCTCGTCAAGCGTATGAATTAATGGACAAAGAGTTTGGGTTAGGCGAAAAATCGACTGTATATATTATCGCGGAACGAAAAGAAGGTTGGGACAATACAGAAGGCCTAGAAGAAATAAAAAAATTAGAGGTACAGTTATTAGCAGATAAAGATGTGGACACGGTTAACAGCATTTTTACTGCCAGTAAAATTTCTTCTGTCGAACAATGGGAGCAGAGCATGCAAGTTCCTGAAGTAAAAGCTCAGCTAACACCTTTAATGGAATCGTTTGTGCAGGGAGATAAATTGCTTGTTCCAGTGACACTTAATTTAAATGGTTCTTCTACTGAAGCACAGGATTGGGCTCGGGAATGGTCGGGAAAAGATGTAGGTGTCGAGATCTTGGTTGGTGGTCAACCGAAATTTAATCAAGAAATTTTCGATGAAATCTTTAATAAAGTAGGCTTATTGTTAGCAATCATTTTGGGCTCCACTTTCGTTATTCTAATGATTGCGTTCCGTTCCATTTTAATACCTTTGAAGGCCATTCTGATGAATGTGATTGGGCTTGCTTCTACTTTTGGTATACTTGTGTACATTTTTCAATATGGACATTTTGGAATAGAGGAAACGACAATTGCGTTGATCATACCGGTCATTGTATTTAGCTTAGTATTCGGATTAAGTATGGACTATGAGGTGTTCTTAATATCACGTATTCAAGAAGAATATTCGAAGCATCTAGATAATACGGCCGCAACGATTGATGGACTTACCTCTACAAGTAAGATCATTACTTCAGCAGCGTTGATTATGATTGTGATTACAGGGGCTTTTGCGTTTACAGATGTGATGCCCGTGAAGCAAATTGGTATTGGCATCGCTATTGCAGTTGCTATTGATGCATCCATTATTCGATTGTTATTAGTTCCGAGTCTAATGAAGCTACTCGGCAAATGGAATTGGTGGTTGCCATTTAGAAAAGGACCATATAAAGCTAGTAAATGGCATTAAATAGAGAACAGCCAAGTAGAAATGATATTCTGCTTGGCTGTTTTGTTATTCACGTCGAGGAAATCATCCGATTATCATCCCTTTTTATCCGATTATTCCTATTTATTATCCGATTTTGCGAGTTTATCATCCGATATCAAAAAATATCCAATAAGTCAGCGATTCCTCGACTTATTGGATATCCCAATTATCAAAATTTCGTTTTGTACCAGTCTTTTGCTGCTTGCACTTCATCTTGCGTTAACTGATGACCGAACGCATGCCAAAACAACTCTACCTCTGCTCCAGCGTTTTGTAGTAAATCACGCAATTCCTCAGATTCTGCAGCAGGGCACATGAAATCATTTTTCCCAGCTCCAATGAATACAGGAGACCCTGAAAGTGCAGGGATTTCCACACCACGTCTCGGAACCATTGGGTGATGTAAAATCGCACCTTTTAACACATGCTCATATTCGAATAAAAGATTTCCAGCAATATTTGCACCGTTAGAATAACCAATGGCTACTACATTATCGCGATCAAACTCATAATTCTCTGCCGCTTCATCAATGAAATTTTTCAATTCCTCTGTCCGGAACTTCAAATCTTCCATATCAAATACACCTTCAGCCAGACGTTTAAAGAAACGTGGCATTCCGTTCTCTAATACGTTTCCGCAAACACTTAAAATATTCGCTGCTCCGTCTATTTCTTTACCCAATCCTACTAAATCATGCTCATTCCCACCTGTGCCATGTAAAAGCAATAATGTTGGTCGTGTTGAATCTTGGCCTTTATAGAAAACATGCTTCATGTTAAAACTCCCTTTTAATTATCTTGAATTTGAGATAATTATAACGTGAATCATTTTCTAGGTCAATTAAAGAGGACTCAACTATTTGCAAGAAGTTCTTTCAGTTTCTGAGGTTCATCCACACGAATAGCAAATTCTGTTACGCTTTTTTTCATTCCCATGAATATCGTTGCTTCTATTGGTTCATGTAGATGGATAATCGCTTGTGGTACTACATCTTCAAAATCTCGGTACATAAATTGTAGTGTATCTTTACTTGGAAGTGCCGCCCCCCACTCTACTTCTTTCAACATGTTGAGTGGAACAACCATTCGAGCTGTAAGACCCTGGGTAATGTAGAGTTTTCCATTCTTTATTTCTAATGGGTGCAGTCTAGTAATTTGAATACCTGCTAGAAAGAAAAAGACCGAGTATATATTAAATATAAGTAGAATAATTGATAGGACGATTGATTTTTCATGCAGCCACCAATGAAGACCAATTGTTTCAATTACAATTGCGTGGATTAGCATTATGTTGAACGCTACAGCACTAGTCTTTACATGCATGGTTACTACACCAGCGTGGCTCGGTGCTTTCTTTTTCCAAGTAAAAAATGCATAATACATCATTAGAAATTCGGACATGACAATTCGAATAAAAATATTTTTCGTTACTACTTTTTCTACGGTAGGTAGCAGACTGTATATAGCGCCCTCATTCATTTCTGTCATTTGTTTTCGAATTAGCGGGACTTTCCAAATGACTAAAAATAACAACCCAAGTTCTGCTAGTACCAGTAAAACCTCCACTGCAATTCCTGCATAAAGGATTCCTGCAAAAGGTGCAAACAATTCGGACGGAATTAAGAACCGAGCAATTACTAACCAAGCGACCATTAGTCCGATCGTTTGTTTAATAGAGATTTTAAATGCAGCATAAAAGAGGAGTGGTGCTATAATTGCTAAGTCTATTAGGGAGCCAATCGCAGCACTACTTGTTACTTGAAGAGATAAAAAGTCTGGAACGCTTGATTGATACAAAAGAAAATTAGTTACAAGTACTAGAAGAAGAAAAGCAATAGCTAAATTGGCTACACGCGTTTTACGGTATACCATCATAAATTCTCCCTTCTTAATTCATACTTCTATTATAACTTTTCGTATTTTTAAGACACCAGTATAACATTCAGAAAAATGTGATAAAAATGTGACGAATAAATAAAGGGCTGTTCACAAAAATCAATGTACACCGACTTTTATAAGCAACCCCATTTTTTATATTATATTCTTCGTACCCTTCCACATTATCGATCCAATCATCGTAATAACCAGGACAATTAATCCTAAAATAAACGGATAAATAATATGCACATCATATAATAGTCCAGCAAGTAATGGACCTAATACATTTCCAATACTCATATACGCATTATTCATTCCCATGGCAAATCCTTGTTCCTTCCCTGCTAACTTCGATATTAGCGTCGTAAGCACAGGGCGTAAAATAGAAGTGGATAGGAAGATAATCATTGTAATAGCAAAGAAAAATGTATAGCTAGAAGCTAAAATGGAAAGTAAAAATCCAAAAGCTGTGATACCTAAAAATATTCTTAATACATTTGCTTCGCCGAATCGACGAACAGCCCAATCAACAGCAAATAGCTGCACAATTACACTGACAATTCCAGTAGCTGTAACCATCAAAGCGATGTCTTGTGGAGACGCTCCAAATTGATTATCTACAAACAGTCCAAGAACCGATTCATATGCCATTAAACCAAAACTCATCACTAATGTAATCACTAGCGGGATAAAATATGGCTTTTTAAATGATTGAACGATCTCTTTTACCATTGGCTCTGGTTTAGTTTCAGTAACTAGACTGTCTTCCGGTTTACTTTCCTTTAGTAAGAAAGTCGAAAAGATTACAGCCGCAACTCCTACAATGGCCGAAATAAGGAGCGGCATTTTCAATCCGTACTCTGCTAAAAATCCACCTATTCCAGGACCAATAACAATACCAAGTGACATCGAAGCAGAAATATAACTATTTCCTTTTGCACGTTGGTCCATTGTCGTAATATCTGCTACATAAGCAAAGATAGCGGGAATTAATAATGCTGCTCCAACACCACCTATTACACGTGATATATATAAAATACTGACCGTATCGGAGAGATAAAAAACAAACATAGATAAGGCGAGCCCACTTAGACCTGCAATAATCATGATTCTTCTTCCGTATTTATCTGCCCACTTCCCTCCAATTGGTGACATTACTAGCTGGGCTCCAGCAAATATCGCTATCATAAGCCCGGCAGCAGTCCCGCCTTGCCCAATTGATTTTAGATAAGCAGGCAGAATTGGAATGAT is part of the Psychrobacillus sp. FSL H8-0483 genome and encodes:
- a CDS encoding MMPL family transporter — its product is MKFLSNIVLRYYKAILLAWLILFIVLAVFAIRLPSLLEGDGFKVDGEHQQVMAELTDTFDLPAETLFVVFDQTTDDTIEKTLANIERLNIAESIQSPLDDPSLYKDHIAYAMLHFNADTKDMPGVVDTLRETIDNEKGVILTGGAAINKDINSASQKDLVNAETIGLPIAVIVLLLAFGSVVAAFVPLLVGIVTVVSTFGMMTLFSSTMDLSIFVMNIVPMLGLALSIDFALLLINRYKEELLKQSVHDAVSTAIQTAGRSIIFSAICVFIGLGAMLVMKVEIFQNIALGGMLVVFMAVLASITLLPSILLILKDRINKWTILRVKPGGTTRWRNFAAFVMKRPVTLIVVALIILGIGIIPIKDMELAIPQVDSLPITYDSRQAYELMDKEFGLGEKSTVYIIAERKEGWDNTEGLEEIKKLEVQLLADKDVDTVNSIFTASKISSVEQWEQSMQVPEVKAQLTPLMESFVQGDKLLVPVTLNLNGSSTEAQDWAREWSGKDVGVEILVGGQPKFNQEIFDEIFNKVGLLLAIILGSTFVILMIAFRSILIPLKAILMNVIGLASTFGILVYIFQYGHFGIEETTIALIIPVIVFSLVFGLSMDYEVFLISRIQEEYSKHLDNTAATIDGLTSTSKIITSAALIMIVITGAFAFTDVMPVKQIGIGIAIAVAIDASIIRLLLVPSLMKLLGKWNWWLPFRKGPYKASKWH
- a CDS encoding alpha/beta hydrolase, which translates into the protein MKHVFYKGQDSTRPTLLLLHGTGGNEHDLVGLGKEIDGAANILSVCGNVLENGMPRFFKRLAEGVFDMEDLKFRTEELKNFIDEAAENYEFDRDNVVAIGYSNGANIAGNLLFEYEHVLKGAILHHPMVPRRGVEIPALSGSPVFIGAGKNDFMCPAAESEELRDLLQNAGAEVELFWHAFGHQLTQDEVQAAKDWYKTKF
- a CDS encoding beta-carotene 15,15'-monooxygenase translates to MMVYRKTRVANLAIAFLLLVLVTNFLLYQSSVPDFLSLQVTSSAAIGSLIDLAIIAPLLFYAAFKISIKQTIGLMVAWLVIARFLIPSELFAPFAGILYAGIAVEVLLVLAELGLLFLVIWKVPLIRKQMTEMNEGAIYSLLPTVEKVVTKNIFIRIVMSEFLMMYYAFFTWKKKAPSHAGVVTMHVKTSAVAFNIMLIHAIVIETIGLHWWLHEKSIVLSIILLIFNIYSVFFFLAGIQITRLHPLEIKNGKLYITQGLTARMVVPLNMLKEVEWGAALPSKDTLQFMYRDFEDVVPQAIIHLHEPIEATIFMGMKKSVTEFAIRVDEPQKLKELLANS
- a CDS encoding MFS transporter, producing MTSDQRKKLFILMINMFIAVASFGIIIPILPAYLKSIGQGGTAAGLMIAIFAGAQLVMSPIGGKWADKYGRRIMIIAGLSGLALSMFVFYLSDTVSILYISRVIGGVGAALLIPAIFAYVADITTMDQRAKGNSYISASMSLGIVIGPGIGGFLAEYGLKMPLLISAIVGVAAVIFSTFLLKESKPEDSLVTETKPEPMVKEIVQSFKKPYFIPLVITLVMSFGLMAYESVLGLFVDNQFGASPQDIALMVTATGIVSVIVQLFAVDWAVRRFGEANVLRIFLGITAFGFLLSILASSYTFFFAITMIIFLSTSILRPVLTTLISKLAGKEQGFAMGMNNAYMSIGNVLGPLLAGLLYDVHIIYPFILGLIVLVITMIGSIMWKGTKNII